A part of Vicia villosa cultivar HV-30 ecotype Madison, WI unplaced genomic scaffold, Vvil1.0 ctg.000114F_1_1, whole genome shotgun sequence genomic DNA contains:
- the LOC131624310 gene encoding uncharacterized protein LOC131624310 isoform X2, with protein MIPLKTHQHHSSFFSISKPNLIHTFSLQPHFLSPPPSPPRKLPLKLKPQPLSLSFPIQRVSNIELPLFSNDEQLQDLSPKGEVYQKTLQLVECSMFAALTGLVYFLSNSLAIENYFSCFFSLPIVISSMRWGIDAGRKTLLKHGIVGYTMGTLWRLEASWSQSIFVCTIVRSLGAVGFVLITSFLIRENILALITINIHASLTFVLVAAGVNSIPSMNFIYTLFGTLVLLNSGCFMFLLHMLYSVFLTRMGMKSSLSLPKWLEKAI; from the exons ATGATTCCTCTGAAAACTCATCAACACCATTCTTCCTTCTTCTCCATTTCCAAACCAAATCTCATCCACACTTTCTCTCTCCAACCGCACTTTCTCTCTCCTCCACCATCTCCCCCGCGAAAACTCCCTCTCAAACTCAAACCCCAACCACTCTCTCTTTCATTCCCCATTCAAAGGGTTTCAAACATTGAATTACCACTTTTCAGCAACGATGAACAACTTCAGGACTTATCACCAAAAGGAGAAGTGTATCAGAAAACACTGCAGTTGGTTGAGTGTTCCATGTTTGCTGCACTCACTGGTTTGGTCTATTTCTTGAGCAATTCTCTTGCCATTGAG AATTACTTCAGTTGTTTCTTCTCGTTGCCAATAGTGATATCCTCGATGAGATGGGGTATAGACGCTGGAAGGAAAACTCTG CTTAAGCATGGTATTGTCGGTTACACAATGGGCACTCTATGGAG GTTGGAAGCAAGTTGGAGCCAGTCAATTTTCGTGTGCACAATT GTAAGATCACTCGGCGCAGTTGGCTTCGTCTTGATTACATCTTTCTTGATAAGGGAAAACATACTAGCTTTG ATCACAATTAACATTCATGCTTCTCTTACATTTGTGCTCGTTGCGGCCGGTGTAAATTCTATTCCTTCAATGAACTTCATATATACCCTATTTGGAACCTTG GTATTGTTGAATAGTGGATGTTTCATGTTCTTGCTCCACATGTTGTATTCTGTTTTTCTTACTAGAATGGGAATGAAGTCTTCACTATCATTGCCAAAATGGTTAGAGAAGGCCATTTGA
- the LOC131624310 gene encoding uncharacterized protein LOC131624310 isoform X3 gives MIPLKTHQHHSSFFSISKPNLIHTFSLQPHFLSPPPSPPRKLPLKLKPQPLSLSFPIQRVSNIELPLFSNDEQLQDLSPKGEVYQKTLQLVECSMFAALTGLVYFLSNSLAIENYFSCFFSLPIVISSMRWGIDAGRKTLVATTILLFVLSGPVKALTYLLKHGIVGYTMGTLWRLEASWSQSIFVCTIITINIHASLTFVLVAAGVNSIPSMNFIYTLFGTLVLLNSGCFMFLLHMLYSVFLTRMGMKSSLSLPKWLEKAI, from the exons ATGATTCCTCTGAAAACTCATCAACACCATTCTTCCTTCTTCTCCATTTCCAAACCAAATCTCATCCACACTTTCTCTCTCCAACCGCACTTTCTCTCTCCTCCACCATCTCCCCCGCGAAAACTCCCTCTCAAACTCAAACCCCAACCACTCTCTCTTTCATTCCCCATTCAAAGGGTTTCAAACATTGAATTACCACTTTTCAGCAACGATGAACAACTTCAGGACTTATCACCAAAAGGAGAAGTGTATCAGAAAACACTGCAGTTGGTTGAGTGTTCCATGTTTGCTGCACTCACTGGTTTGGTCTATTTCTTGAGCAATTCTCTTGCCATTGAG AATTACTTCAGTTGTTTCTTCTCGTTGCCAATAGTGATATCCTCGATGAGATGGGGTATAGACGCTGGAAGGAAAACTCTG gttGCAACAACTATACTCTTGTTTGTCTTGTCTGGTCCAGTCAAAGCTCTAACCTATCTG CTTAAGCATGGTATTGTCGGTTACACAATGGGCACTCTATGGAG GTTGGAAGCAAGTTGGAGCCAGTCAATTTTCGTGTGCACAATT ATCACAATTAACATTCATGCTTCTCTTACATTTGTGCTCGTTGCGGCCGGTGTAAATTCTATTCCTTCAATGAACTTCATATATACCCTATTTGGAACCTTG GTATTGTTGAATAGTGGATGTTTCATGTTCTTGCTCCACATGTTGTATTCTGTTTTTCTTACTAGAATGGGAATGAAGTCTTCACTATCATTGCCAAAATGGTTAGAGAAGGCCATTTGA
- the LOC131624310 gene encoding uncharacterized protein LOC131624310 isoform X1, with the protein MIPLKTHQHHSSFFSISKPNLIHTFSLQPHFLSPPPSPPRKLPLKLKPQPLSLSFPIQRVSNIELPLFSNDEQLQDLSPKGEVYQKTLQLVECSMFAALTGLVYFLSNSLAIENYFSCFFSLPIVISSMRWGIDAGRKTLVATTILLFVLSGPVKALTYLLKHGIVGYTMGTLWRLEASWSQSIFVCTIVRSLGAVGFVLITSFLIRENILALITINIHASLTFVLVAAGVNSIPSMNFIYTLFGTLVLLNSGCFMFLLHMLYSVFLTRMGMKSSLSLPKWLEKAI; encoded by the exons ATGATTCCTCTGAAAACTCATCAACACCATTCTTCCTTCTTCTCCATTTCCAAACCAAATCTCATCCACACTTTCTCTCTCCAACCGCACTTTCTCTCTCCTCCACCATCTCCCCCGCGAAAACTCCCTCTCAAACTCAAACCCCAACCACTCTCTCTTTCATTCCCCATTCAAAGGGTTTCAAACATTGAATTACCACTTTTCAGCAACGATGAACAACTTCAGGACTTATCACCAAAAGGAGAAGTGTATCAGAAAACACTGCAGTTGGTTGAGTGTTCCATGTTTGCTGCACTCACTGGTTTGGTCTATTTCTTGAGCAATTCTCTTGCCATTGAG AATTACTTCAGTTGTTTCTTCTCGTTGCCAATAGTGATATCCTCGATGAGATGGGGTATAGACGCTGGAAGGAAAACTCTG gttGCAACAACTATACTCTTGTTTGTCTTGTCTGGTCCAGTCAAAGCTCTAACCTATCTG CTTAAGCATGGTATTGTCGGTTACACAATGGGCACTCTATGGAG GTTGGAAGCAAGTTGGAGCCAGTCAATTTTCGTGTGCACAATT GTAAGATCACTCGGCGCAGTTGGCTTCGTCTTGATTACATCTTTCTTGATAAGGGAAAACATACTAGCTTTG ATCACAATTAACATTCATGCTTCTCTTACATTTGTGCTCGTTGCGGCCGGTGTAAATTCTATTCCTTCAATGAACTTCATATATACCCTATTTGGAACCTTG GTATTGTTGAATAGTGGATGTTTCATGTTCTTGCTCCACATGTTGTATTCTGTTTTTCTTACTAGAATGGGAATGAAGTCTTCACTATCATTGCCAAAATGGTTAGAGAAGGCCATTTGA
- the LOC131624350 gene encoding choline/ethanolaminephosphotransferase 1-like, with protein sequence MGYIGSHGVAALHRYKYSGVDHSYVAKYILQPFWTRFVHFFPLWMPPNMITLMGFMFLLLSATLGYVYSPHLDSPPPRWVHFAHGLLLFLYQTFDAVDGKQARRTNSSSPLGELFDHGCDALACTFEALAFGSTSMCGRSTFWWWLISAITFYLATWEHYFTNTLILPVVNGPTEGLMIIYFAHFFTAFVGAEWWAQQFGKSLPFLNWLPVLADVPTFTAILCLMITFGVIPTVAFNVINVSKVVKSRNGSVALALAMLYPFVVLVGGVLLWDYLSPSDIIANYPHLVVMGTGLTFGYLVGRMILSHLCDEPKGLKTGMCMSLMYLPLAIANALASKLNDGVPIVNERLVLLGYFVFTASLYLHFATSVIREITNALGIYCFRITRKEA encoded by the exons ATGGGTTATATCGGGTCTCATGGTGTTGCAGCTCTGCATAGATACAAATATAGTGGTGTAGATCATTCCTATGTGGCAAAATATATACTACAGCCCTTCTGGACTCGCTTTGTTCATTTTTTCCCCCTATGGATGCC TCCAAACATG ATAACGCTGATGGGCTTTATGTTCTTATTATTGTCTGCAACACTTGGCTAT GTATACTCACCTCATTTGGACTCACCTCCTCCAAGATGGGTTCATTTTGCACATGGGCTACTTTTGTTTTTGTACCAG ACATTTGATGCTGTTGATGGAAAGCAAGCTAGACGGACAAATTCTTCAAGTCCATTGGGGGAGCTGTTTGATCATG GGTGTGATGCACTTGCTTGTACC TTTGAAGCACTGGCTTTTGGGAGCACATCCATGTGTGGAAGAAGTACTTTCTGGTGGTGGTTAATATCTGCAATTACATTTTATCTTGCAACCTGGGAGCA CTATTTCACCAATACACTTATCCTGCCTGTTGTAAATGGACCTACAGAGGGTCTCATGATAATATACTTTGCTCACTTTTTCACTGCTTTCGTCG GTGCCGAGTGGTGGGCTCAGCAATTTGGAAAGTCTTTGCCTTTTTTGAATTGGTTGCCGGTTCTTGCTG ATGTCCCAACATTCACAGCTATATTGTGTTTGATGATAACTTTTGGTGTTATACCAACAGTCGCGTTCAA TGTTATTAATGTTTCTAAGGTTGTGAAGTCAAGAAATGGAAGTGTAGCTCTTGCATTGGCAATG CTTTACCCATTTGTTGTCCTTGTCGGAGGAGTGCTTTTGTG GGATTATTTGTCACCATCTGATATCATAGCCAATTATCCACATTTAGTTGTTATGGGAACAGGACTTACTTTTGGATATCTTGTG GGAAGGATGATTTTGTCTCACTTATGTGATGAGCCAAAAGGCTTGAAAACTGGAATGTGCATG TCCCTCATGTATCTCCCACTCGCAATTGCTAACGCACTTGCATCAAAGCTAAACGATGG GGTTCCTATAGTTAATGAGAGACTAGTTCTTCTTGGTTACTTTGTATTTACAG CATCACTTTACTTGCATTTCGCGACGTCTGTCATTCGTGAAATTACCAATGCACTGGGAATATATTGCTTCAG GATAACTAGGAAGGAAGCTTGA